Proteins from a single region of Clupea harengus chromosome 5, Ch_v2.0.2, whole genome shotgun sequence:
- the pigu gene encoding phosphatidylinositol glycan anchor biosynthesis class U protein translates to MAAPLTLVLIVAVTIRAALFRSSLAELISERVEVVSPLNAWKRVVEGLALLDLGVSPYSGDVFHETPLIIYFFHFVIDYAEIVFMIADGITAVALYLAVQHYNKNVFRKQKYALEADRYPHDCLELMRTPKEMYYVPLKVAMFYLWNPFTILSCVAKSTCGLNNAVIALFILCTIKGSALLSAIFLALATYQSIYPLTLFAPALIYLLQRLYIPVNLRRPSFWLFTSQYAFMYFGSLAVIVCLSFFLLTSWDFIPSVYGFILSVPDLTPNIGLFWYFFAEMFEHFRLFFICVFQINVFFYSIPLSIKLKDHPVFLMFMQIAIISIFKSYPTVGDIALYMAFLPVWSHLYRFLRNIFLVCCVLLACSALFPVLWHLWIYAGSANSNFYYAITLLFNVAQILLVSDYFYAYLRREHHLSHGLYLKRKDGGEATLVLK, encoded by the exons TTGTGGAAGGCCTTGCCTTGTTGGATTTGGGTGTGTCACCCTATTCAGGAGATGTGTTCCATGAGACACCTCTCATCATATACTTCTTTCACTTTGTCATTGACTATGCAGAGATAGTATTTATG ATAGCGGATGGTATCACAGCAGTTGCACTCTACTTGGCAGTACAACATTACAATAAGAATGTG TTCAGGAAGCAGAAGTATGCCTTGGAGGCTGACCGATACCCACACGACTGTCTGGAACTTATGCGAACCCCTAAAGAGATGTACTACGTTCCTCTGAAAGTGGCGATGTT CTATCTGTGGAACCCTTTCACTATTCTCTCCTGTGTTGCAAAGTCAACGTGTGGGCTCAACAATGCTGTCATCGCACTCTTTATACTTTGTACGATAAAAG GAAGTGCCTTGTTGAGTGCGATATTTTTGGCCTTGGCAACATACCAGTCTATCTACCCCCTCACTCTGTTTGCCCCTGCGCTGATTTACCTGCTCCAG AGGCTGTACATCCCAGTCAACCTCCGTAGGCCCAGTTTTTGGCTGTTCACCTCGCAATATGCGTTCATGTACTTTGGGAGTCTGGCAGTCATCGTCTGTCTGTCGTTTTTCCTGCTCACCTCTTGGGATTTCATTCCCTCAGTATATGGCTTCAT ACTCTCGGTGCCGGACCTCACCCCAAACATTGGCCTCTTCTGGTATTTCTTTGCCGAAATGTTTGAGCACTTTCGGCTtttcttcatctgtgtgttCCAGATCAACGTATTCTTTTACTCTATTCCTCTGTCCATAAAACTAAA ggatcatccagtgtttctaaTGTTCATGCAGATAGCCATCATCTCCATCTTCAAGTCCTATCCCACAGTTGGGGACATTGCTCTCTACATGGCATTTCTGCCTGTGTGGAGCCACCTGTACAGAT TCCTGAGGAACATCTTcttggtgtgctgtgtgctgctggccTGTTCGGCCCTCTTCCCGGTACTGTGGCACCTGTGGATTTATGCTGGCAGTGCCAACTCCAACTTCTACTATGCCATCACTCTGCTCTTCAATGTGGCACAG ATTCTGCTGGTGTCCGATTACTTCTATGCTTACCTGCGGAGGGAGCATCACCTAAGCCACGGCCTGTACTTGAAGAGGAAAGATGGCGGCGAGGCCACACTGGTGCTCAAGTAG